One stretch of Schistocerca nitens isolate TAMUIC-IGC-003100 chromosome 11, iqSchNite1.1, whole genome shotgun sequence DNA includes these proteins:
- the LOC126213277 gene encoding putative ankyrin-containing lipoprotein Lxx09580 isoform X1, whose translation MLQHDTLEAGSGEISITDVEGPVLSLLLAYMYTLQAPQVPSMAAQLLAAADSYGLLALKGECEKQLVAQLAVETAAATAVLAVRHSCRNLTSAAVAFIKANLGVMATQGWADAMRNEPRELIEVSRLLAEPSEETKVPTTAEGGPTPGTHNQPHSIHGETPVTATLPTPPRHGSQFDNAAISHMRGLSEEEKGRRLIQAAEQGSVEKLRLLLKAGADVGAVEEGNRTALHCAAERGHVEAVRCLIDGGAEVDARTKWQHTPLHLAAICDHTDVVRLLVASRADLNTRDREGMTPLHWAVDHGNSEVVAALFEAGADTEARDERGDTALDCATRDNRQELIQILSQR comes from the exons CACGACACCCTGGAGGCCGGCAGTGGCGAGATCTCCATCACAGACGTGGAGGGCCCAGTGCTGAGCCTCCTGCTGGCCTACATGTACACTCTTCAGGCACCACAGGTGCCCAGCATGGCCGCCCAGCTGTTGGCTGCTGCAGACAGCTACGGCTTGTTGGCCCTGAAGGGTGAGTGTGAGAAGCAGCTGGTCGCTCAGTTGGCTGTGGAGACCGCAGCGGCAACAGCGGTGCTCGCCGTGAGGCATTCGTGCCGAAACCTCACGTCAGCGGCCGTCGCCTTCATAAAGGCCAACTTAGGGGTGATGGCGACGCAGGGCTGGGCAGACGCAATGCGTAACGAGCCTCGAGAGTTGATTGAAGTGAGTCGACTGCTGGCTGAGCCATCAGAAGAAACCAA GGTGCCGACCACTGCAGAGGGCGGGCCCACCCCTGGGACTCACAATCAGCCCCACAGCATCCACGGCGAGACTCCTGTCACAGCTACACTACCGACGCCTCCCCGCCACGGTTCTCAGTTTGATAATGCTGCCATCTCTCACATGCG gggcctttctgaagaagagaagggcAGAAGGCTGATCCAGGCAGCTGAGCAGGGGTCAGTGGAGAAGCTTCGACTGCTGCTCAAAGCAGGTGCAGATGTGGGGGCAGTGGAGGAGGGCAATAGGACAGCCCTCCACTGTGCAGCAGAACGCGGGCACGTGGAGGCAGTGAGGTGCTTGATCGATGGTGGGGCAGAGGTTGATGCCAGGACCAAATGGCAGCACACGCCACTACACTTGGCTGCCATATGTGACCACACAGATGTGGTGAGGCTGCTGGTGGCTTCCCGTGCTGACCTCAACACCAGAGACCGTGAAGGGATGACGCCTCTGCACTGGGCAGTAGACCACGGTAACTCGGAGGTGGTGGCCGCTCTTTTTGAGGCAGGGGCTGACACTGAGGCCAGGGATGAGCGTGGGGACACTGCCCTCGACTGTGCTACACGGGACAACCGACAGGAGCTGATACAGATACTGTCACAAAGGTAG
- the LOC126213277 gene encoding GA-binding protein subunit beta-2-like isoform X2, which translates to MLQHDTLEAGSGEISITDVEGPVLSLLLAYMYTLQAPQVPSMAAQLLAAADSYGLLALKGECEKQLVAQLAVETAAATAVLAVRHSCRNLTSAAVAFIKANLGVMATQGWADAMRNEPRELIEVSRLLAEPSEETKGLSEEEKGRRLIQAAEQGSVEKLRLLLKAGADVGAVEEGNRTALHCAAERGHVEAVRCLIDGGAEVDARTKWQHTPLHLAAICDHTDVVRLLVASRADLNTRDREGMTPLHWAVDHGNSEVVAALFEAGADTEARDERGDTALDCATRDNRQELIQILSQR; encoded by the exons CACGACACCCTGGAGGCCGGCAGTGGCGAGATCTCCATCACAGACGTGGAGGGCCCAGTGCTGAGCCTCCTGCTGGCCTACATGTACACTCTTCAGGCACCACAGGTGCCCAGCATGGCCGCCCAGCTGTTGGCTGCTGCAGACAGCTACGGCTTGTTGGCCCTGAAGGGTGAGTGTGAGAAGCAGCTGGTCGCTCAGTTGGCTGTGGAGACCGCAGCGGCAACAGCGGTGCTCGCCGTGAGGCATTCGTGCCGAAACCTCACGTCAGCGGCCGTCGCCTTCATAAAGGCCAACTTAGGGGTGATGGCGACGCAGGGCTGGGCAGACGCAATGCGTAACGAGCCTCGAGAGTTGATTGAAGTGAGTCGACTGCTGGCTGAGCCATCAGAAGAAACCAA gggcctttctgaagaagagaagggcAGAAGGCTGATCCAGGCAGCTGAGCAGGGGTCAGTGGAGAAGCTTCGACTGCTGCTCAAAGCAGGTGCAGATGTGGGGGCAGTGGAGGAGGGCAATAGGACAGCCCTCCACTGTGCAGCAGAACGCGGGCACGTGGAGGCAGTGAGGTGCTTGATCGATGGTGGGGCAGAGGTTGATGCCAGGACCAAATGGCAGCACACGCCACTACACTTGGCTGCCATATGTGACCACACAGATGTGGTGAGGCTGCTGGTGGCTTCCCGTGCTGACCTCAACACCAGAGACCGTGAAGGGATGACGCCTCTGCACTGGGCAGTAGACCACGGTAACTCGGAGGTGGTGGCCGCTCTTTTTGAGGCAGGGGCTGACACTGAGGCCAGGGATGAGCGTGGGGACACTGCCCTCGACTGTGCTACACGGGACAACCGACAGGAGCTGATACAGATACTGTCACAAAGGTAG